Proteins encoded together in one Benincasa hispida cultivar B227 chromosome 1, ASM972705v1, whole genome shotgun sequence window:
- the LOC120078548 gene encoding histidine protein methyltransferase 1 homolog: protein MAANSSSPAFENFRLFGSAEDEKHNLGLSLGFLDSQQPPLPPPPPTLEVLSSEVSSSVKYNVEPVSVGGLTMLKGRVSTQEVFSLSNSDLVPGKYEGGLKLWEGALDLIKALCGEVEDGHLSFSGKRVLELGCGHGLPGIYACLKDAAAVHFQDFNAEVLRCLTIPNVAANLSKKDETLSINPTESDAGSAFRYFAGDWSEMHKILPFASDNEEELSGSFDGYDIVLMAETVYSLSTLKTLYKLITQCLSRPHGVVYLAGKKHYFGVGGGTRRFLSVLEKEGEMVSKLIAEVADGSSNVREVWKLSLK from the exons ATGGCGGCAAACTCTTCG AGTCCAGCTTTCGAAAACTTTCGGTTGTTTGGATCAGCGGAAGATGAGAAGCATAATCTAGGTCTCTCCCTGGGCTTTCTCGACTCTCAACAGCCTCCTCTTCCACCTCCACCTCCTACCCTCGAAGTTCTTTCTTCTGAG GTTTCATCTTCTGTCAAATACAATGTGGAGCCAGTTAGCGTCGGTGGACTTACCATGCTTAAG GGACGGGTCAGCACTCAGGAGGTTTTCTCCTTGTCCAACTCTGATTTAGTTCCTGGTAAATATGAAG GGGGACTTAAGTTATGGGAAGGTGCATTGGATCTTATCAAAGCTCTTTGTGGGGAGGTTGAAGATGGGCATTTGTCATTTTCTGGGAAGCGAGTTTTAGAG CTTGGATGTGGTCATGGTCTTCCTGGTATTTATGCATGCCTGAAG GATGCAGCTGCTGTACATTTCCAGGATTTCAATGCCGAAGTCTTGAGATGTCTTACCATCCCGAATGTCGCTGCAAACCTTTCAAAAAAGGATGAAACTTTGTCAATTAATCCAACAGAATCTGATGCTGGATCAGCATTTCGTTACTTTGCTGGTGATTGGAGTGAAATGCATAAAATTCTTCCTTTTGCGTCTGACAACGAGGAAGAGCTAAGTGGAAGTTTTGATGGCTATGACATTGTTTTAATGGCGGAGACAGTTTATTCTCTTTCTACACTTAAAACTCTCTATAAGCTTATCACACAG TGCTTGAGCCGTCCTCATGGAGTTGTATACCTGGCTGGAAAGAAACATTACTTTGGAGTGGGAGGAGGAACCCGGCGCTTTCTCTCTGTGTTAGAAAAAGAAG GTGAAATGGTTTCCAAACTGATTGCAGAAGTTGCTGATGGTTCGTCTAACGTGAGAGAAGTGTGGAAGCTCTCATTGAAATAG
- the LOC120088011 gene encoding protein RALF-like 32 has translation MRQKLSIKSQNNNMRRRISSKPICLQSCFLLLFLFLLLLQDLCLVRALSKHSCNGSIAECGSEEEMLMESEISRRFLEQHKKYISIGALKKDHPACDGSGGGQPYTKSGSCVPPPTNPYTRGCSKIYRCRSDD, from the coding sequence atgaGGCAAAAATTGTCTATCAAAAGTCagaacaacaacatgagaagaAGAATCTCAAGCAAGCCAATTTGTTTACAATCTTGCTTTCTTctcctctttctctttctcctcCTACTTCAAGATCTTTGTCTCGTTCGAGCTTTGTCGAAGCATTCTTGCAATGGCTCCATAGCCGAGTGTGGTAGCGAGGAGGAGATGCTGATGGAATCGGAGATAAGTCGAAGGTTTCTCGAACAACATAAGAAATACATCTccattggagctttgaagaaggaTCATCCAGCTTGTGATGGCAGTGGTGGCGGTCAGCCTTACACCAAAAGCGGAAGCTGCGTGCCACCACCGACTAATCCTTACACTCGAGGCTGCTCAAAGATATATCGTTGTAGGTCTGATGATTGA